From one Puniceicoccales bacterium genomic stretch:
- a CDS encoding PAS domain-containing protein, protein MKPNSLDKLLEQAERLDKSTLLILAKKFRSQRNFFGSIVDVIRDGVVIVDNAGNITFSNQSATALLGLTNSKNDNIFRYIHGAKISMDSSLSTTDVEINYPVKLTLKICSIPFSEGFQNMKILILSDVTNDVLLHKKELEDERTSSILLLAASIAHEIGNPLNSIHLQLELLEQIVKECTTEKQISESIAICKQEILRLDGIIKNFLQAIKPTPPVLGDLDVCDIIESVIKLMRSELENANIDLSLDFEEHTKISADADQLKQMFFNVLKNSAEAIGTHGKISIKVFADEEFLKIEISDSGIGINPRNVGHIFDPFFTSKKNGNGLGMLIIQRILRAHNARMNISSRENNGTTVILEFPLKTKRSKMLITK, encoded by the coding sequence ATGAAACCAAATTCTCTAGATAAATTACTCGAACAAGCCGAAAGACTCGACAAATCAACGTTACTTATCTTGGCAAAAAAGTTCCGCAGTCAACGCAATTTTTTTGGCTCCATCGTCGATGTGATCCGCGACGGCGTCGTAATAGTTGATAATGCCGGCAATATAACCTTCTCGAACCAATCGGCAACTGCTTTGCTTGGACTAACTAATTCAAAGAATGACAATATTTTCCGATACATCCATGGAGCAAAAATTTCAATGGATTCATCGCTGAGCACCACCGATGTGGAAATAAATTATCCGGTAAAATTGACCCTCAAGATATGTTCGATTCCATTCAGCGAGGGCTTTCAAAACATGAAAATTCTGATCCTGTCGGATGTAACCAATGATGTCCTACTGCACAAAAAAGAGCTGGAAGATGAACGCACTTCATCGATACTTTTATTGGCAGCCAGCATAGCGCACGAAATTGGTAACCCATTGAATTCCATCCACTTGCAACTCGAGCTATTGGAGCAAATTGTCAAAGAATGTACCACCGAAAAACAAATTTCCGAATCCATAGCAATATGCAAACAGGAAATTTTAAGACTAGATGGCATAATAAAAAATTTTCTCCAAGCCATAAAACCCACACCACCAGTCCTTGGAGATTTGGACGTATGCGATATCATAGAATCAGTTATCAAACTCATGCGCAGTGAGTTAGAAAACGCGAACATAGATCTATCATTGGATTTTGAGGAACATACAAAAATATCCGCCGATGCAGATCAACTCAAACAGATGTTCTTCAACGTATTAAAAAACTCCGCGGAAGCCATAGGTACCCATGGCAAAATCAGCATAAAAGTGTTCGCCGATGAAGAATTTTTAAAAATAGAAATTTCGGACAGCGGCATCGGCATAAATCCAAGAAATGTGGGCCATATTTTCGATCCATTTTTCACTTCCAAAAAAAATGGTAATGGCCTCGGCATGCTGATAATTCAGCGAATTCTCCGAGCCCATAATGCCAGGATGAACATATCAAGCCGCGAAAATAACGGCACCACGGTCATATTGGAATTTCCATTGAAAACCAAAAGAAGCAAAATGTTGATAACAAAATAG
- the nusA gene encoding transcription termination factor NusA, whose product MKSSADILAVLEYMEREKGINRNDMINTIANAIRTAAMKSINDTQDIRVEINPKTGQLHAWMVMEVVDSVSDIQSEIHISKAREIDPTLQVGDIFEKEIDPSYLGRIAAQSARQAIVGGIRHFEKEKIYESYRSRVGDIVTCSVRRHDSGNIYVELDSNEAVMPYKERIPGEEYISGDKIRCLLLKIDQTPHGPELVVSRANSKFVRRLLEIEIAEIADGTVEIMSMAREPGYRTKIAVLSKDPKVDAVGACVGTRGVRVRSIVKELGGEKVDVIRYTDSPEEFLKEAIHPATPRNISVNDDDRQIYFEVSNDDLAIAIGKRGLNAKLTSKLMNWKLDIRKLNDGKSSSISEKISQAAKGLNHVPGIDDEMAKRLVSAGFVSVEVFDDVGVDDLLNSGFSEEEACFVLEKIKQFELSNQ is encoded by the coding sequence ATGAAAAGCAGTGCAGATATTTTAGCCGTACTTGAGTACATGGAAAGAGAAAAGGGTATTAATCGCAATGATATGATAAATACCATAGCCAACGCCATACGCACAGCTGCAATGAAAAGCATCAATGATACCCAGGATATACGCGTGGAAATAAATCCCAAAACAGGCCAACTTCACGCCTGGATGGTGATGGAAGTAGTTGATTCGGTGAGTGATATACAATCAGAGATTCACATATCCAAGGCCCGAGAAATAGATCCAACGCTGCAGGTAGGTGACATTTTTGAAAAGGAAATAGATCCGTCCTACCTTGGGAGAATAGCAGCTCAAAGCGCCAGACAGGCCATAGTTGGCGGCATAAGACATTTTGAAAAAGAAAAAATTTACGAAAGCTATAGAAGTCGCGTGGGCGATATTGTGACCTGCTCAGTACGCAGACACGATTCGGGTAATATCTATGTGGAATTGGACTCCAATGAGGCCGTCATGCCATACAAGGAACGCATTCCCGGTGAAGAATATATTTCTGGCGATAAAATAAGATGTTTATTGCTAAAAATAGACCAAACACCCCATGGCCCCGAATTGGTTGTCAGCCGAGCAAATAGCAAATTTGTAAGACGACTTCTTGAAATTGAAATCGCAGAGATAGCTGACGGAACTGTGGAAATAATGAGCATGGCGAGGGAACCAGGTTACAGAACGAAGATTGCTGTGCTGAGCAAAGATCCAAAGGTCGACGCCGTTGGTGCCTGCGTGGGCACAAGGGGAGTGAGAGTTCGAAGCATAGTCAAAGAATTAGGTGGCGAAAAGGTCGATGTAATAAGATACACCGATAGTCCAGAAGAATTTTTGAAAGAAGCCATCCATCCGGCCACTCCAAGGAATATCTCGGTGAATGACGATGATCGGCAGATCTATTTCGAGGTTTCGAACGATGACCTGGCCATTGCCATTGGCAAACGTGGCCTAAATGCTAAGCTCACATCTAAGTTAATGAACTGGAAATTAGATATCAGAAAACTAAATGACGGAAAATCATCGTCGATTTCAGAAAAAATAAGCCAGGCAGCCAAAGGACTCAATCATGTGCCAGGCATAGACGATGAAATGGCCAAAAGATTGGTATCCGCAGGGTTTGTCAGCGTAGAAGTATTCGATGACGTGGGTGTGGATGATTTATTAAATTCTGGATTTTCGGAAGAAGAAGCTTGTTTCGTTCTTGAAAAAATAAAACAGTTTGAACTATCGAACCAATGA
- the infB gene encoding translation initiation factor IF-2, with protein MSIRVYQLAKELGLENKIVMTMLSERGLKITSPSNSVPTIYADALIRELNVGASKTSENELPSSIKQMKKESTLREEVTVVHVGNEPVRKVSTSTRKTTVTLPAVRPVATKIIRPPEKPMISKPSTSVLTPSVSLPEKVKPKEKAKEEESRVKNDATISDEVTVLIPKPKTASAHESGNMASKTLAPKIPSVIISRAPVATSAEKSKPNNGEMRVVQMRPPIIVKELAPIINLKPFQLISELMKIGVFSSMNQSIGEDIAMKVAALHGFRLDIKHRNSEQKNPGAKAVSKPVVQNEILPRSPIVCVLGHVDHGKTTLLDAIRKTKVAEGEAGGITQRIGAYQVNVDDKGITFIDTPGHAAFSKMRERGADVTDIAILVVAADDGFMPQTDEALRFAKKAGVPVVVAINKMDVYGANIDRIKQQMQQRDIVPEEWGGDTLYAAVSAITGQKIDELLNLVLLQAEMMDLKADFKANASGVVIESQIDAGRGTSATVIVKNGILKIGSVIICGECYCRVRAMINDNGKNVKQAAPATPVVVTGWSAIPTAGSSFEEVKNEKEAREMAEEFATAKKRTKAPKTKSDQIVDIKKLFAAIESQKQKTLNIIVKCDVNGSIEAVIECFKTIKTEKVLLNILSTDVGIITKNDINMADSTDATIVGFNVKLDNEAAALAKNKSVKIIQHDIIYELVIMVRDAMADLLDFDLVENHLGTAQIRKLFTVSKATVAGCMVIDGRILRDKPMRVHRNNKVIFDGKIESMRREKDDQTEVRAGFECGIKSNGFNDYEIGDQIECYEVLQHRQSL; from the coding sequence ATGAGCATCAGAGTTTACCAGTTGGCAAAAGAATTAGGATTAGAAAATAAGATCGTGATGACGATGTTATCGGAACGCGGTTTAAAAATAACCAGCCCATCCAATTCGGTACCAACCATCTATGCCGATGCACTCATTCGGGAACTTAATGTAGGAGCGTCAAAGACATCGGAAAACGAATTGCCAAGCAGTATCAAGCAGATGAAAAAAGAATCCACTCTCAGGGAAGAGGTTACGGTTGTCCATGTGGGAAATGAACCGGTGCGAAAGGTTTCCACATCGACCAGAAAAACTACAGTGACATTGCCAGCGGTTAGACCTGTGGCCACCAAAATTATTCGACCACCAGAAAAACCAATGATCTCTAAGCCAAGTACTTCTGTATTAACACCAAGCGTGTCTTTACCAGAAAAAGTCAAACCAAAGGAAAAGGCTAAAGAAGAAGAATCTAGGGTAAAAAATGATGCAACTATCAGCGACGAGGTAACGGTTTTAATTCCGAAGCCCAAGACAGCATCGGCCCATGAATCCGGAAACATGGCCTCAAAAACGCTGGCTCCAAAGATACCATCGGTAATTATTTCTCGGGCACCAGTCGCCACTTCAGCTGAAAAATCCAAGCCAAATAATGGTGAGATGCGTGTGGTGCAAATGCGTCCACCCATTATAGTTAAAGAACTTGCACCCATCATAAACCTAAAACCTTTTCAACTGATCTCCGAACTAATGAAGATTGGAGTATTTTCGTCGATGAATCAGTCCATTGGCGAAGATATTGCCATGAAAGTCGCAGCACTGCATGGATTTAGGTTAGATATTAAGCACAGAAATTCTGAGCAAAAAAATCCTGGAGCTAAGGCAGTTAGTAAACCCGTGGTCCAAAATGAAATACTGCCACGATCACCCATCGTCTGTGTACTGGGACATGTGGACCATGGTAAAACCACATTGCTGGACGCCATAAGGAAAACTAAAGTGGCCGAAGGAGAAGCTGGAGGAATCACACAACGCATTGGAGCTTACCAAGTTAACGTCGATGATAAAGGCATAACTTTCATAGATACGCCTGGCCATGCAGCGTTTTCCAAAATGCGTGAACGCGGCGCAGATGTCACCGATATAGCCATATTGGTGGTGGCTGCCGATGATGGATTCATGCCACAAACCGATGAGGCTCTGAGGTTTGCGAAAAAAGCAGGAGTCCCGGTGGTGGTCGCCATAAACAAGATGGACGTCTATGGCGCCAACATTGACAGAATTAAACAACAGATGCAGCAACGCGACATCGTGCCGGAAGAATGGGGAGGCGATACTCTATACGCGGCCGTGTCGGCAATCACTGGTCAAAAAATTGACGAATTGCTCAATCTGGTATTGCTACAGGCAGAAATGATGGATCTCAAAGCGGACTTTAAAGCCAATGCTTCTGGCGTGGTGATAGAATCCCAAATAGACGCTGGCAGAGGAACTTCCGCCACAGTAATAGTCAAAAATGGCATATTGAAGATCGGTTCGGTAATTATCTGCGGCGAGTGCTACTGCCGGGTAAGGGCAATGATCAATGACAACGGAAAAAATGTGAAGCAAGCCGCCCCGGCCACACCGGTCGTGGTCACCGGTTGGTCAGCAATACCAACGGCAGGAAGCAGTTTCGAAGAGGTGAAAAATGAAAAGGAAGCCAGGGAAATGGCAGAAGAATTCGCCACAGCAAAAAAACGAACCAAAGCTCCAAAAACCAAGTCGGACCAGATCGTTGACATAAAAAAATTGTTTGCAGCCATAGAATCCCAAAAACAGAAAACTCTCAACATCATTGTGAAATGCGACGTCAATGGCAGCATAGAAGCCGTCATCGAATGCTTTAAAACCATAAAAACCGAAAAGGTCTTGCTCAATATTTTATCGACCGACGTCGGAATCATAACAAAAAATGACATAAATATGGCCGATTCCACCGACGCCACCATCGTCGGATTCAACGTAAAATTGGACAACGAAGCAGCGGCTCTGGCTAAAAACAAGAGCGTAAAAATAATACAACATGACATAATCTACGAACTCGTAATCATGGTTCGCGATGCAATGGCCGACCTGCTTGATTTCGATCTCGTCGAAAACCATCTAGGCACGGCTCAAATTCGAAAACTTTTTACCGTTTCAAAGGCCACCGTCGCCGGGTGCATGGTCATCGATGGCCGCATACTTCGGGATAAACCAATGCGAGTTCATAGGAATAATAAAGTCATTTTCGATGGCAAAATAGAGTCCATGCGTCGCGAAAAAGATGATCAAACCGAAGTTAGGGCCGGCTTCGAATGCGGTATTAAGTCTAACGGGTTTAACGACTACGAAATCGGTGATCAAATCGAATGCTATGAAGTGCTACAACATCGTCAATCTCTCTAA
- the rbfA gene encoding 30S ribosome-binding factor RbfA produces the protein MNLRTQKISELIRQEMGNILRQDFCDEAKTITITNAIIADDLRYCRITYVALGHKNFEKIAAGFFKRNSGKIKRKLVKNINIKHFPELSFELDKSLEKGNHVLKILDGIE, from the coding sequence ATGAACCTACGAACGCAGAAAATCAGCGAACTAATCCGCCAAGAAATGGGGAATATTTTGCGCCAAGATTTTTGCGATGAGGCAAAAACCATAACCATTACCAATGCCATCATAGCCGATGATTTAAGATATTGCCGAATAACCTACGTGGCTCTCGGCCATAAAAATTTCGAGAAAATTGCAGCTGGATTTTTTAAAAGAAATTCTGGAAAAATAAAACGAAAACTTGTAAAAAACATAAACATTAAGCATTTTCCTGAGCTAAGCTTCGAACTGGACAAATCCCTTGAAAAAGGCAATCATGTGCTAAAAATTTTAGATGGGATAGAATGA
- a CDS encoding NUDIX hydrolase: MSNIGPEKWQVIDNQFVFDCSIFKVSREHCIHPKDGRSGEFFVLHCPDWVQVLALTPERNIVLIRQFRFGTKRISLEIPGGIIEVGEDPVMAAERELLEETGFRGENAQLLTTIYPNPAIQDNKLYTVFIENCRLVTGQALDRLEEIEFLTIPVHHLWERIRQGEIDHGVALDALLFLKLKLEDE, from the coding sequence ATGAGCAATATTGGTCCTGAAAAATGGCAAGTCATTGATAATCAATTTGTCTTCGATTGCAGTATTTTCAAAGTTAGCCGTGAACATTGCATCCATCCAAAGGATGGCAGATCCGGTGAATTTTTTGTTTTACATTGTCCCGATTGGGTTCAGGTTTTGGCCCTGACGCCAGAACGTAACATAGTGCTGATAAGGCAGTTCCGATTCGGCACCAAGCGCATATCGTTGGAAATTCCTGGAGGTATTATAGAAGTCGGAGAGGATCCGGTGATGGCCGCCGAGAGAGAATTGCTCGAAGAAACTGGGTTCAGAGGCGAAAATGCTCAGCTATTGACGACCATTTATCCAAATCCAGCCATTCAAGACAACAAACTTTATACGGTTTTTATCGAAAATTGTCGTTTGGTGACTGGGCAAGCGCTGGATAGATTGGAGGAAATTGAGTTTTTGACCATACCGGTCCATCATCTATGGGAGAGGATAAGGCAGGGGGAGATTGACCATGGTGTGGCCTTGGATGCGTTGCTTTTTCTGAAACTAAAACTTGAAGATGAGTAA